One region of Mangifera indica cultivar Alphonso chromosome 3, CATAS_Mindica_2.1, whole genome shotgun sequence genomic DNA includes:
- the LOC123210768 gene encoding transcription factor bHLH92 isoform X2: MESFFQEQFYGGDDLFWFSSESHPVHRSAFMPYPKGALIEVRMESIGNWSKPQNAIKRMIEFLRRINQSAKKEAIKPEIERSHLHMINERIRRKREQQSYSALHSMLPIGTKTDKNSIVQVAVKSLQELECCKVELERRNDELETKVGKEIDGGTKIGIRVTNPIAGIDYMVEALKCLKNMGSRIRNIQSQFSEEKLTAMGDEELKKTVQETLIEVEQKLLISLPGSVEKLHNKRRRMENEHMQISH, translated from the exons ATGGAAAGCTTCTTCCAAGAGCAATTCTATGGCGGCGATGATCTATTTTGGTTTAGTTCTGAGTCTCATCCGGTGCATCGAAGCGCTTTTATGCCGTATCCGAAAGGAGCCTTAATCGAAGTTCGGATGGAGAGTATCGGAAACTGGTCGAAACCTCAGAATGCCATCAAGAGAATGATAGAGTTCTTGAGGAGAATTAACCAGTCTGCAAAAAAGGAAGCAATAAAACCAGAGATAGAGCGAAGTCACCTGCATATGATTAACGAGAGGATAAGGAGAAAGAGGGAGCAGCAGAGTTACTCAGCCTTGCATTCCATGTTGCCAATTGGCACCAAG ACTGATAAGAACTCTATTGTTCAAGTGGCGGTGAAGAGTCTCCAGGAGCTTGAATGCTGCAAGGTAGAGCTAGAGAGAAGAAACGATGAGCTAGAAACGAAGGTGGGGAAAGAGATTGATGGCGGAACAAAGATAGGAATAAGAGTAACTAATCCAATAGCTGGGATTGATTATATGGTGGAGGCTCTTAAATGCTTGAAAAACATGGGCTCAAGAATcagaaatattcaatcacaattTTCTGAAGAGAAACTGACAGCG ATGGGAGATGAAGAATTGAAGAAGACTGTACAGGAAACACTAATAGAAGTAGAGCAGAAGCTTCTTATTTCATTGCCAGGAAGTGTCGAAAAGCTACACAACAAGAGAAGGCGAATGGAAAATGAA CACATGCAAATTAGCCACTGA
- the LOC123210768 gene encoding transcription factor bHLH92 isoform X1 — translation MESFFQEQFYGGDDLFWFSSESHPVHRSAFMPYPKGALIEVRMESIGNWSKPQNAIKRMIEFLRRINQSAKKEAIKPEIERSHLHMINERIRRKREQQSYSALHSMLPIGTKTDKNSIVQVAVKSLQELECCKVELERRNDELETKVGKEIDGGTKIGIRVTNPIAGIDYMVEALKCLKNMGSRIRNIQSQFSEEKLTAVIQAESEMGDEELKKTVQETLIEVEQKLLISLPGSVEKLHNKRRRMENEHMQISH, via the exons ATGGAAAGCTTCTTCCAAGAGCAATTCTATGGCGGCGATGATCTATTTTGGTTTAGTTCTGAGTCTCATCCGGTGCATCGAAGCGCTTTTATGCCGTATCCGAAAGGAGCCTTAATCGAAGTTCGGATGGAGAGTATCGGAAACTGGTCGAAACCTCAGAATGCCATCAAGAGAATGATAGAGTTCTTGAGGAGAATTAACCAGTCTGCAAAAAAGGAAGCAATAAAACCAGAGATAGAGCGAAGTCACCTGCATATGATTAACGAGAGGATAAGGAGAAAGAGGGAGCAGCAGAGTTACTCAGCCTTGCATTCCATGTTGCCAATTGGCACCAAG ACTGATAAGAACTCTATTGTTCAAGTGGCGGTGAAGAGTCTCCAGGAGCTTGAATGCTGCAAGGTAGAGCTAGAGAGAAGAAACGATGAGCTAGAAACGAAGGTGGGGAAAGAGATTGATGGCGGAACAAAGATAGGAATAAGAGTAACTAATCCAATAGCTGGGATTGATTATATGGTGGAGGCTCTTAAATGCTTGAAAAACATGGGCTCAAGAATcagaaatattcaatcacaattTTCTGAAGAGAAACTGACAGCGGTAATACAAGCTGAATCTGAG ATGGGAGATGAAGAATTGAAGAAGACTGTACAGGAAACACTAATAGAAGTAGAGCAGAAGCTTCTTATTTCATTGCCAGGAAGTGTCGAAAAGCTACACAACAAGAGAAGGCGAATGGAAAATGAA CACATGCAAATTAGCCACTGA
- the LOC123210442 gene encoding 40S ribosomal protein S15-4-like — translation MADVDTEVAVAGQPKKRTFKKFSFRGVDLDALLDMSTDELVKLFTARARRRFQRGLKRKPMALIKRLRKAKREAPPGEKPEPVRTHLRNMIIVPEMIGSIIGVYNGKTFNQVEIKPEMIGHYLAEFSISYKPVKHGRPGIGATHSSRFIPLK, via the exons ATG GCGGATGTCGATACTGAGGTGGCGGTTGCAGGACAGCCAAAGAAGAGAACATTTAAGAAGTTCTCTTTTAGAGGAGTGGATTTGGATGCTCTTCTCGACATGTCCACTGACGAGCTCGTCAAGCTCTTCACCGCACGTGCTCGCAGAAG GTTTCAGAGGGGTTTGAAGAGGAAGCCCATGGCTTTGATTAAGAGACTTCGCAAGGCG AAAAGGGAGGCTCCGCCTGGTGAGAAGCCAGAGCCAGTTCGCACTCATCTCCGCAACATGATCATTGTGCCAGAAATGATTGGAAGCATTATTGGTGTTTACAATGGTAAGACCTTCAATCAGGTTGAAATCAAGCCAGAAATGATTGGGCATTATCTCGcagaattttcaatttcatacaaGCCTGTGAAGCATGGTAGACCTGGTATTGGTGCTACCCATTCATCAAGGTTCATTCCTCTGAAGTGA
- the LOC123210061 gene encoding uncharacterized protein LOC123210061 isoform X3 encodes MMLALPGRGHDGYAPFLRKESKSKMTITIGVHPLERRESTPENDIQTLITENVYGAEKKKIVASESAHGIICSWPQNEEMTAKGRAVSGGTSPTNSRMLMLQKKGKEKALLDEDVNGGMSEEDDDSHESVESCNSTRLFSTGKKQWSFEQRLIVGSKRVKKQAHESPASASHTKQDSSFMNWISNMMKGFSKSSQDEIPSLAFTLAHPDNGHESPHHKLVTCNKNEDSGCRNVGFQSIFHSIYRPNGKVLERALDNNYQTEFEPGNRLCDISSPTPIACHGDNNNLCEQFLMSIENFTESTEGNGADPGIQPRINSANYACSSENSEGNKNLCNMTAGKVREGTNSNSSMDKHKTGSTQNTNTDPPSEVKASHNFAHGNDPLESLWITRFTPRSSLPLLNLQSSSAAHECATNYHGNHSNDLSIVEAGPLSVEDSLIGVVQESNFAAEIESSVGFNLNPILPSQRFKISLPSGLARRLNAFKHSVPSYVTDKPAGATITCFFCGKKGHHLKHCPEIADNELEYLLRNIRSYNGAKELPCLCIRCFQLNHWAVACPNASSRVQNQLECRMQLDIKDKESTKLLDGKKSPFQASGALTLCDQNDPRTEADADVQWKMTEVATSDRMISKVNLVNDYLPSSSGAKKLKENQIVLLCNLVNKQISEVPKGIIDAIKGLRLSRTDILKWMNSHVSGTSKWTFPTFTSGEVGRRTRRNWVFCCLYNRMRMAWWSATAKSPSEEELRVKLEERKMLGM; translated from the exons ATG ATGTTGGCACTCCCAGGCAGAGGACATGATGGATATGCTCCATTTCTGCGAAAAGAGAGCAAAAGTAAGATGACAATAACAATCGGGGTTCATCCTTTGGAGAGACGGGAGTCCACTCCTGAGAATGACATACAAACTCTTATTACTGAAAATGTCTATGGTGCGGAAAAGAAGAAGATTGTGGCTTCAGAATCTGCGCATGGCATTATATGTAGCTGGCCACAGAATGAGGAGATGACTGCAAAAGGCAGGGCTGTTTCAGGTGGGACTTCTCCCACTAATAGCAGGATGCTGATGTTACAaaagaaaggcaaggaaaaggCGCTATTGGATGAAGATGTCAATGGAGGAATGTCAGAAGAGGATGATGACAGCCATGAGAGTGTTGAAAGCTGTAACAGCACCAGATTATTTTCAACCGGCAAGAAGCAATGGAGCTTCGAGCAGCGGTTGATTGTTGGGAGCAAAAGAGTCAAAAAACAAGCTCATGAAAGTCCAGCTTCTGCATCACACACTAAACAAGATAGCTCCTTCATGAATTGGATATCTAACATGATGAAGGGTTTCTCAAAATCAAGTCAGGATGAGATTCCTTCTCTTGCTTTTACACTTGCACATCCTGATAATGGCCATGAAAGTCCTCACCACAAACTTGTCACCTGCAACAAAAACGAGGATTCTGGTTGCAGAAATGTGGGCTTTCAgtctatttttcattcaatataTCGTCCGAACGGAAAAGTACTTGAAAGGGCATTGGATAACAATTATCAAACAGAATTTGAGCCTGGTAACAGACTATGTGACATAAGTTCTCCAACTCCTATTGCCTGTCatggtgacaacaataactTGTGTGAACAGTTTTTGATGTCCATTGAGAATTTCACTGAATCTACAGAAGGAAATGGAGCTGATCCAGGAATTCAACCTAGGATCAACTCTGCTAATTATGCTTGCAGCAGTGAGAACAGTGAAGGGAAcaaaaatttatgtaatatgaCAGCTGGTAAAGTGAGAGAAGGAACAAATTCCAATTCCTCCATGGATAAACATAAGACAGGCAGTACTCAGAACACTAATACTGATCCACCATCTGAAGTGAAGGCAAGTCATAATTTTGCTCATGGGAATGATCCTCTGGAAAGCTTGTGGATAACTCGATTTACTCCAAGAAGTTCTTTGCCCTTGTTAAATCTCCAAAGTTCTAGTGCAGCCCATGAATGTGCCACCAATTACCATGGCAATCATTCCAATGACCTCAGTATTGTGGAAGCTGGACCACTCTCTGTTGAGGATTCACTGATCGGTGTTGTTCAAGAGTCAAATTTTGCAGCTGAAATTGAGTCTTCTGTTGGTTTTAATCTGAACCCCATTTTACCCTCCCaaagattcaaaatttcattGCCTTCTGGCTTGGCAAGGAGACTGAATGCCTTTAAACACAGCGTGCCATCATATGTAACAGATAAACCAGCTGGTGCAACCATCACCTGCTTCTTTTGTGGCAAGAAAGGTCACCATTTGAAACATTGTCCAGAGATAGCAGATAATGAGCTTGAATACCTTTTAAGAAATATTCGGTCATACAATGGAGCAAAAGAGTTACCTTGTTTGTGCATTAGATGCTTTCAACTCAATCATTGGGCTGTAGCATGCCCAAATGCATCTTCTAGagttcaaaatcaattagaatGTCGAATGCAATTGgatataaaagataaagaaagcACAAAGCTCTTGGATGGTAAGAAAAGCCCTTTTCAAGCTTCAGGTGCACTTACACTTTGTGATCAAAATGATCCAAGAACAGAGGCAGATGCTGATGTTCAGTGGAAAATGACTGAAGTTGCAACCTCTGATAGAATGATTAGTAAAGTAAATTTGGTAAATGATTACCTTCCTTCAAGTTCTGGGGCAAAAAAGTTGAAAGAAAACCAGATCGTCCTTTTATGCAATCTTGTCAACAAGCAGATTTCAGAGGTACCAAAGGGGATCATTGATGCCATAAAAGGACTTCGTCTATCCCGAACAGATATCCTCAA ATGGATGAATTCACACGTCTCTGGCACATCTAAATGGACTTTTCCTACGTTTACGAGTGGGGAAGTGGGAAGAAGGACTAGGAGGAACTGGGTATTTTGCTGCTTGTATAACCG GATGAGGATGGCATGGTGGTCTGCAACTGCTAAGAGTCCATCTGAAGaagaattaagagtaaaattagaagaaagaaaaatgttagGGATGTAG
- the LOC123210082 gene encoding 40S ribosomal protein S15-4 has product MADVDTEVAVAGQPKKRTFKKFSFRGVDLDALLDMSTDELVKLFTARARRRFQRGLKRKPMALIKKLRKAKREAPPGEKPEPVRTHLRNMIIVPEMIGSIIGVYNGKTFNQVEIKPEMIGHYLAEFSISYKPVKHGRPGIGATHSSRFIPLK; this is encoded by the exons ATG GCGGATGTCGATACTGAGGTGGCGGTTGCAGGACAGCCAAAGAAGAGAACGTTTAAGAAGTTCTCCTTCAGAGGAGTGGATTTGGACGCTCTTCTCGACATGTCCACTGACGAGCTTGTCAAGCTCTTCACCGCACGTGCTCGCAGAAG GTTTCAGAGGGGTTTGAAGAGGAAGCCCATGGCTTTGATTAAGAAGCTTCGCAAGGCG AAAAGGGAGGCTCCTCCTGGTGAGAAGCCAGAGCCAGTTCGCACTCATCTCCGGAACATGATCATTGTTCCAGAAATGATTGGAAGCATTATTGGTGTTTACAATGGTAAGACCTTCAATCAGGTTGAAATCAAGCCAGAAATGATTGGTCATTATCTTGcagaattttcaatttcatacaaGCCCGTGAAGCATGGTAGGCCTGGTATTGGTGCTACCCATTCATCCAGGTTCATTCCTCTTAAGTGA
- the LOC123210061 gene encoding uncharacterized protein LOC123210061 isoform X2: protein MVIVLDSGVHPTKECEANNNVVQMLALPGRGHDGYAPFLRKESKSKMTITIGVHPLERRESTPENDIQTLITENVYGAEKKKIVASESAHGIICSWPQNEEMTAKGRAVSGGTSPTNSRMLMLQKKGKEKALLDEDVNGGMSEEDDDSHESVESCNSTRLFSTGKKQWSFEQRLIVGSKRVKKQAHESPASASHTKQDSSFMNWISNMMKGFSKSSQDEIPSLAFTLAHPDNGHESPHHKLVTCNKNEDSGCRNVGFQSIFHSIYRPNGKVLERALDNNYQTEFEPGNRLCDISSPTPIACHGDNNNLCEQFLMSIENFTESTEGNGADPGIQPRINSANYACSSENSEGNKNLCNMTAGKVREGTNSNSSMDKHKTGSTQNTNTDPPSEVKASHNFAHGNDPLESLWITRFTPRSSLPLLNLQSSSAAHECATNYHGNHSNDLSIVEAGPLSVEDSLIGVVQESNFAAEIESSVGFNLNPILPSQRFKISLPSGLARRLNAFKHSVPSYVTDKPAGATITCFFCGKKGHHLKHCPEIADNELEYLLRNIRSYNGAKELPCLCIRCFQLNHWAVACPNASSRVQNQLECRMQLDIKDKESTKLLDGKKSPFQASGALTLCDQNDPRTEADADVQWKMTEVATSDRMISKVNLVNDYLPSSSGAKKLKENQIVLLCNLVNKQISEVPKGIIDAIKGLRLSRTDILKWMNSHVSGTSKWTFPTFTSGEVGRRTRRNWVFCCLYNRDTQRGFQMFNISECRRDQMLGRKSIHLQP, encoded by the exons ATGGTAATTGTTTTGGACTCTGGAGTTCACCCCACAAAAGAATGCGAAGCTAATAACAATGTAGTGCAGATGTTGGCACTCCCAGGCAGAGGACATGATGGATATGCTCCATTTCTGCGAAAAGAGAGCAAAAGTAAGATGACAATAACAATCGGGGTTCATCCTTTGGAGAGACGGGAGTCCACTCCTGAGAATGACATACAAACTCTTATTACTGAAAATGTCTATGGTGCGGAAAAGAAGAAGATTGTGGCTTCAGAATCTGCGCATGGCATTATATGTAGCTGGCCACAGAATGAGGAGATGACTGCAAAAGGCAGGGCTGTTTCAGGTGGGACTTCTCCCACTAATAGCAGGATGCTGATGTTACAaaagaaaggcaaggaaaaggCGCTATTGGATGAAGATGTCAATGGAGGAATGTCAGAAGAGGATGATGACAGCCATGAGAGTGTTGAAAGCTGTAACAGCACCAGATTATTTTCAACCGGCAAGAAGCAATGGAGCTTCGAGCAGCGGTTGATTGTTGGGAGCAAAAGAGTCAAAAAACAAGCTCATGAAAGTCCAGCTTCTGCATCACACACTAAACAAGATAGCTCCTTCATGAATTGGATATCTAACATGATGAAGGGTTTCTCAAAATCAAGTCAGGATGAGATTCCTTCTCTTGCTTTTACACTTGCACATCCTGATAATGGCCATGAAAGTCCTCACCACAAACTTGTCACCTGCAACAAAAACGAGGATTCTGGTTGCAGAAATGTGGGCTTTCAgtctatttttcattcaatataTCGTCCGAACGGAAAAGTACTTGAAAGGGCATTGGATAACAATTATCAAACAGAATTTGAGCCTGGTAACAGACTATGTGACATAAGTTCTCCAACTCCTATTGCCTGTCatggtgacaacaataactTGTGTGAACAGTTTTTGATGTCCATTGAGAATTTCACTGAATCTACAGAAGGAAATGGAGCTGATCCAGGAATTCAACCTAGGATCAACTCTGCTAATTATGCTTGCAGCAGTGAGAACAGTGAAGGGAAcaaaaatttatgtaatatgaCAGCTGGTAAAGTGAGAGAAGGAACAAATTCCAATTCCTCCATGGATAAACATAAGACAGGCAGTACTCAGAACACTAATACTGATCCACCATCTGAAGTGAAGGCAAGTCATAATTTTGCTCATGGGAATGATCCTCTGGAAAGCTTGTGGATAACTCGATTTACTCCAAGAAGTTCTTTGCCCTTGTTAAATCTCCAAAGTTCTAGTGCAGCCCATGAATGTGCCACCAATTACCATGGCAATCATTCCAATGACCTCAGTATTGTGGAAGCTGGACCACTCTCTGTTGAGGATTCACTGATCGGTGTTGTTCAAGAGTCAAATTTTGCAGCTGAAATTGAGTCTTCTGTTGGTTTTAATCTGAACCCCATTTTACCCTCCCaaagattcaaaatttcattGCCTTCTGGCTTGGCAAGGAGACTGAATGCCTTTAAACACAGCGTGCCATCATATGTAACAGATAAACCAGCTGGTGCAACCATCACCTGCTTCTTTTGTGGCAAGAAAGGTCACCATTTGAAACATTGTCCAGAGATAGCAGATAATGAGCTTGAATACCTTTTAAGAAATATTCGGTCATACAATGGAGCAAAAGAGTTACCTTGTTTGTGCATTAGATGCTTTCAACTCAATCATTGGGCTGTAGCATGCCCAAATGCATCTTCTAGagttcaaaatcaattagaatGTCGAATGCAATTGgatataaaagataaagaaagcACAAAGCTCTTGGATGGTAAGAAAAGCCCTTTTCAAGCTTCAGGTGCACTTACACTTTGTGATCAAAATGATCCAAGAACAGAGGCAGATGCTGATGTTCAGTGGAAAATGACTGAAGTTGCAACCTCTGATAGAATGATTAGTAAAGTAAATTTGGTAAATGATTACCTTCCTTCAAGTTCTGGGGCAAAAAAGTTGAAAGAAAACCAGATCGTCCTTTTATGCAATCTTGTCAACAAGCAGATTTCAGAGGTACCAAAGGGGATCATTGATGCCATAAAAGGACTTCGTCTATCCCGAACAGATATCCTCAA ATGGATGAATTCACACGTCTCTGGCACATCTAAATGGACTTTTCCTACGTTTACGAGTGGGGAAGTGGGAAGAAGGACTAGGAGGAACTGGGTATTTTGCTGCTTGTATAACCG GGACACACAGAGAGGGTTCCAAATGTTCAATATCAGTGAATGTAGGAGGGACCAAATGCTTGGTAGAAAGTCGATACATCTCCAACCATGA
- the LOC123210061 gene encoding uncharacterized protein LOC123210061 isoform X1, producing MVIVLDSGVHPTKECEANNNVVQMLALPGRGHDGYAPFLRKESKSKMTITIGVHPLERRESTPENDIQTLITENVYGAEKKKIVASESAHGIICSWPQNEEMTAKGRAVSGGTSPTNSRMLMLQKKGKEKALLDEDVNGGMSEEDDDSHESVESCNSTRLFSTGKKQWSFEQRLIVGSKRVKKQAHESPASASHTKQDSSFMNWISNMMKGFSKSSQDEIPSLAFTLAHPDNGHESPHHKLVTCNKNEDSGCRNVGFQSIFHSIYRPNGKVLERALDNNYQTEFEPGNRLCDISSPTPIACHGDNNNLCEQFLMSIENFTESTEGNGADPGIQPRINSANYACSSENSEGNKNLCNMTAGKVREGTNSNSSMDKHKTGSTQNTNTDPPSEVKASHNFAHGNDPLESLWITRFTPRSSLPLLNLQSSSAAHECATNYHGNHSNDLSIVEAGPLSVEDSLIGVVQESNFAAEIESSVGFNLNPILPSQRFKISLPSGLARRLNAFKHSVPSYVTDKPAGATITCFFCGKKGHHLKHCPEIADNELEYLLRNIRSYNGAKELPCLCIRCFQLNHWAVACPNASSRVQNQLECRMQLDIKDKESTKLLDGKKSPFQASGALTLCDQNDPRTEADADVQWKMTEVATSDRMISKVNLVNDYLPSSSGAKKLKENQIVLLCNLVNKQISEVPKGIIDAIKGLRLSRTDILKWMNSHVSGTSKWTFPTFTSGEVGRRTRRNWVFCCLYNRMRMAWWSATAKSPSEEELRVKLEERKMLGM from the exons ATGGTAATTGTTTTGGACTCTGGAGTTCACCCCACAAAAGAATGCGAAGCTAATAACAATGTAGTGCAGATGTTGGCACTCCCAGGCAGAGGACATGATGGATATGCTCCATTTCTGCGAAAAGAGAGCAAAAGTAAGATGACAATAACAATCGGGGTTCATCCTTTGGAGAGACGGGAGTCCACTCCTGAGAATGACATACAAACTCTTATTACTGAAAATGTCTATGGTGCGGAAAAGAAGAAGATTGTGGCTTCAGAATCTGCGCATGGCATTATATGTAGCTGGCCACAGAATGAGGAGATGACTGCAAAAGGCAGGGCTGTTTCAGGTGGGACTTCTCCCACTAATAGCAGGATGCTGATGTTACAaaagaaaggcaaggaaaaggCGCTATTGGATGAAGATGTCAATGGAGGAATGTCAGAAGAGGATGATGACAGCCATGAGAGTGTTGAAAGCTGTAACAGCACCAGATTATTTTCAACCGGCAAGAAGCAATGGAGCTTCGAGCAGCGGTTGATTGTTGGGAGCAAAAGAGTCAAAAAACAAGCTCATGAAAGTCCAGCTTCTGCATCACACACTAAACAAGATAGCTCCTTCATGAATTGGATATCTAACATGATGAAGGGTTTCTCAAAATCAAGTCAGGATGAGATTCCTTCTCTTGCTTTTACACTTGCACATCCTGATAATGGCCATGAAAGTCCTCACCACAAACTTGTCACCTGCAACAAAAACGAGGATTCTGGTTGCAGAAATGTGGGCTTTCAgtctatttttcattcaatataTCGTCCGAACGGAAAAGTACTTGAAAGGGCATTGGATAACAATTATCAAACAGAATTTGAGCCTGGTAACAGACTATGTGACATAAGTTCTCCAACTCCTATTGCCTGTCatggtgacaacaataactTGTGTGAACAGTTTTTGATGTCCATTGAGAATTTCACTGAATCTACAGAAGGAAATGGAGCTGATCCAGGAATTCAACCTAGGATCAACTCTGCTAATTATGCTTGCAGCAGTGAGAACAGTGAAGGGAAcaaaaatttatgtaatatgaCAGCTGGTAAAGTGAGAGAAGGAACAAATTCCAATTCCTCCATGGATAAACATAAGACAGGCAGTACTCAGAACACTAATACTGATCCACCATCTGAAGTGAAGGCAAGTCATAATTTTGCTCATGGGAATGATCCTCTGGAAAGCTTGTGGATAACTCGATTTACTCCAAGAAGTTCTTTGCCCTTGTTAAATCTCCAAAGTTCTAGTGCAGCCCATGAATGTGCCACCAATTACCATGGCAATCATTCCAATGACCTCAGTATTGTGGAAGCTGGACCACTCTCTGTTGAGGATTCACTGATCGGTGTTGTTCAAGAGTCAAATTTTGCAGCTGAAATTGAGTCTTCTGTTGGTTTTAATCTGAACCCCATTTTACCCTCCCaaagattcaaaatttcattGCCTTCTGGCTTGGCAAGGAGACTGAATGCCTTTAAACACAGCGTGCCATCATATGTAACAGATAAACCAGCTGGTGCAACCATCACCTGCTTCTTTTGTGGCAAGAAAGGTCACCATTTGAAACATTGTCCAGAGATAGCAGATAATGAGCTTGAATACCTTTTAAGAAATATTCGGTCATACAATGGAGCAAAAGAGTTACCTTGTTTGTGCATTAGATGCTTTCAACTCAATCATTGGGCTGTAGCATGCCCAAATGCATCTTCTAGagttcaaaatcaattagaatGTCGAATGCAATTGgatataaaagataaagaaagcACAAAGCTCTTGGATGGTAAGAAAAGCCCTTTTCAAGCTTCAGGTGCACTTACACTTTGTGATCAAAATGATCCAAGAACAGAGGCAGATGCTGATGTTCAGTGGAAAATGACTGAAGTTGCAACCTCTGATAGAATGATTAGTAAAGTAAATTTGGTAAATGATTACCTTCCTTCAAGTTCTGGGGCAAAAAAGTTGAAAGAAAACCAGATCGTCCTTTTATGCAATCTTGTCAACAAGCAGATTTCAGAGGTACCAAAGGGGATCATTGATGCCATAAAAGGACTTCGTCTATCCCGAACAGATATCCTCAA ATGGATGAATTCACACGTCTCTGGCACATCTAAATGGACTTTTCCTACGTTTACGAGTGGGGAAGTGGGAAGAAGGACTAGGAGGAACTGGGTATTTTGCTGCTTGTATAACCG GATGAGGATGGCATGGTGGTCTGCAACTGCTAAGAGTCCATCTGAAGaagaattaagagtaaaattagaagaaagaaaaatgttagGGATGTAG